A segment of the Actinomycetota bacterium genome:
TGCCGGCGGAACACGGGGAATCGGAGCGGTGATGGCTGAGCAAGCCGAGCAAGCTGAGAGGACCGGGAAGGACGAGCACGGCAACGGGATGCGGACGACGTCCCATCTGCTGCTGGAGGACCCCGAGGAGACCGCACGATGGGAGAAGGTTTCCCCTCGCAAGATCCCGGAGGAGAAGTGGCGGCGCTTCGAGGGCTACGTCGGGGAGATCTTCGAGGCGTTCGGCATGGACCTGAGCACTGCGGGGACGGTGAGGACGCCCGAGCGGTTCCTCCGGGCGCTGTTCGAGTCGACGGCGGGCTACGAGGGCGACCCCAAGCTCCTCACCGCGTTCCCCACGGAATGCCGGGGCGGACCGGACTGCCGGATCACCCAGATCGTGGAGGGTCCCATCTCGTTCTTCGCGCTGTGCGAGCACCACTCCCTGCCGTTCTTCGGGAAGGCGCACGTGGGGTACATCGCGCACGAGGAGATCATCGGGATCTCGAAGCTGACCCGGCTGGTCCGCCTGTTCGCCCGGCGGTTCACGGTGCAGGAGCGCATCGGGGTGGAGGTGGCGGACACGCTGGTCCGGCTGCTCCAGCCCCACGGCGTGGCGGTCCATCTGGAAGCCACGCACCTGTGCACGCAGATGCGTGGCGTCCGCGAGGAGCACTCCCGCACCTGGACCTCGTTCTGGCGGGGCAACTACGAGTCGGATCCCGACATGCGGGCGGAGTTCCTGGACGTGGTCCGGCAGTCGAAGCTCACGCGGAGCGGCTGAGCGCCGTCAGTGGGCCGGCGACCGCCGGTCGAGCCGGTAGCGCAGGAACAGGTGGGACTGGTGCCGCTTGACGCTTTGGAGCGCGGCGGCCGGCAGCGCGCCCGGATCGAAGGCGTGGCCCTCCACCAGGCCGAGGCGATGGGACTCCTCGTCGCGTCCGGCCAGCCGGGGTGAGAGCGTCAGGAACAGCTCGTCCAGGAATTCCGCCGCCAGGAACTGCGCAAGGACCGTGGGGCCGCCCTCGGTCAGGACCACCTGGAACCCCTCCTGCCGCAGGGCCGCCATCACGCCGGCGGGCCCGATCCTCGGTCCGGGCAGGGTGGTCACCGTGCTGGCCTTCGGCAGCTTCCCGCGAAGCGCGGCGGCGCCGGCGGAGGTGGTCAGGACCAGGGCGCCCAGCTCGAAGGCGGGAAGCGACGGATCGACGTCGCCGCTCCCGGTGAGCAGGACCAGGCGTGGAGTGGGGGAGAGGCCGAGTGACGCCCGCAGCTCGGCGTAGGCGCCGGCGAGCCCTGGGTAGATGTGCTCGGGGGTCCACAGGTGCCGGGGCTCGGCCCGGAGCGTTCCCGCGCCCACGACCACCGCCTCCGCGCACGCCCGGAGCAGGCCCATGACGAGGCGGTCGGCCTCCGCGCCGCCGCTGATGGCGGACGGCGGGGCGTCCTCCGCGGCCACCACGCCGTCGAGCGACGTGACGAAGTTGGCGTACAGGGTCGGAGACCGGAAGCCGCACGTCCCGCCGTAGGCGACGGAGAGGGCGGCGGGAAGCGGGTAGGCAGGAAGCCCGTCTCGTTCCCATAGCGTTGCCAGCGCGAGCGCCATGCCCGCGGGAGTGTACGGGCCCCTACGCCGTCGTCCCCACGTCCACGGGGAGCGTCGCCGGCCGGGGGAACATGTTGTTGGACGGCGCGAACTGCATCAGCTCGTAGTGGATGTGGGCGTCCGCGGGCGCGATGTCGATGAGGTTCTCGATCGCGCACCGGAGCTCGGTCTTGGCCCGATGTGCCGGTGTGGTCGAGGTACCAGCCGACATGGCGTCCCCGGGGAGGGACGTACCCCTCCCAGGCCCGGTGGTCGGACGTCAGGACGTCCGAATCGGAGAGCAGGCGCTTGACGTCCTCGTGGCGGGTGACGAACCAGGCCCCCATGTCCGGCAGGTGGTGGACCGGGTCGCGCTCGCGCAGCCGGTGGAGCGTCGGGTACGGGTCCACGATGAACTCGAGGGACCCACTCGCTCGGTCGCCGGGAGCCGGGCGCCGGTCCCTGTTCCCGTGCAGGGCTCCCCCGGCCCCGGGATTGTACGGCTAGGCTTCCCCGGCGATGGCCGTCGCGAACGCCCGTGGAGGCACCGAATGGGCCGGCGAGCAGCTCGACGCCCTGGCCGAGTCGCTGCTGCCGCCCGGAGGCGGCATGCCCACGACCACCGATGCGGGGACGGGGCGGAGGGCCGCCCAGATCCTGGCCGGGCTGCCGCCGCCGCTCCGCCGGCTGGTGGGGATGGAGCTGCGCCTGCTGGACCGGGTGTCCCGGACCACGCTGGGGGCGCCGTTCGCGGAGCTGACGCCGCAGCGGCGGCGAGCCCTGCTGGCCCGGGTGGGGCGGCTTCCCGGGCTCCTGTCGGAAGCGGCGCGCCCACTGGAACTGATGGCCGTCCTGGCCTATTCGGGGGCTCCGGAGGTCCAGGCGGCCATCGGCGCGGAGCCGGGTTCGCTGGTGCCGCTGGCGGGGCCGCTCCCGCCCGCCCGGCGCCTTCCCGTCCGGTCCCATCCCGACATCCGCGCCGGGTTCAGCGAGACCTTCGACGCGGTGGTCGTGGGATCGGGGGCCGGGGGGGCGCCGGTGGCGCGCGAGCTGGCCAGGGCCGGGTGGTCGGTGGCCGTGGTGGAGGAAGGCGACGCGTTCAGCCGGGAGGACTTCACCGGCTCGGACCTGGAGCGGATGCGCAGGCTGTACCGGGACGCCGCCTCGACCACGACCGTGGGCCGGCCCCCGGTGCTGCTGCCCATCGGCCGGGCGGTCGGGGGAACCACCGTGGTGAACTCGGGCACCTGCTTTCGCACGCCCGACCACGTGGTGGCCGGCTGGGGCCGCGTCTACGGCGTGGACATCTCGCCCGAAGACCTCGTTCCCTTCTATGAGGACGTCGAGGACACGCTCGGCGTGGCGCCGGTCCCGTGGGAGGTGATGGGGAACAACGGCGCCATCGCCCATCGGGGGGCGACGGCGCTCGGGATTCCCGGCCGGCCCATCGACCGCAACGCGGAGGGCTGCCACGGCTCGGGCGTGTGCGCCCTGGGGTGTCCCGTCGATGGCAAGCGGGGCGTCCACCTGAACTACCTTCCCCAGTCCGTCGAGGCCGGCGCGCAGATCTTCGCGCGCCTCCGGGCCAACCGGGTCGTGGTCCGCGGCGGGCGGGCCGTCGGGGTGGAGGGCGTCGTGCTGGGCGAGGGAGGGCGGCCGGTCGGGCCCTTCCGGCTGGGCGCGCGGCGGGTGGTCGTGGTCGCCGCGGGGGCGCCCTTCACCCCGGGCATCCTCCGTCGCAGCGGCCTGCGGGGCCGGACCCTGGGCGGGAACCTCCGGATCCACCCGGCCACGGCGGTGGCCGGCCTGTTCGACGAGGAGGTCGTGCCGTGGCGGGGCGTGCTCCAGAGCTACCAGGTGGACGCCCTGGCCGGACGGGGCATCATGCTGGAGTCGACGTTCCCGCCGCCCGGCCTGGCCGCGGCCGAGGTGGCCATGACCCTCGCGCCGGAGGACCGCCTGCCGGTCATGGTCAGACTGCGGCACATGGCGGTGCTGGGCCTGCTGGTCTCCGATACCTCGAGCGGGAGGGCCATCGACCTGGGGGCGGCCCGGACGCCGCTGCTCACCTACCGGGTGAACGCGAACGACGCTCGCCGGACCCTCGACGGGTTGTTGCTGGCGGCACGGGTGCTCCTTGCGGCCGGGGCGACCGAGGTGTGGCCGATGGTGGCCGGGGCCGGCCGGGTTCGTTCGATGCGAGAAGCCGAGGCGCTGCTGGGGAGGAACTGGCCGGCGGCGGCGCTGCGCATGTCCGCCTACCATCCCATGGGAACGGCCCGCATGGGCCTGGACTCGGGCGGCGTCGTGGACGGATTCGGCCGCGTCCGCGGGGTCGAGCGATTGGTGGTCCCCGACGCCAGCGTGTTTCCCACCTCGCTGGCCGTGAACCCGCAGCTCACCATCATGGCGTTCGCCACCCGGGCCGCCCGGCGTATCCTCGACGCCTCGTGATCCCCCTCGACAGCTTCCTGCTGGATCCGCCCATGCTGGTCGGGTCGGGTTTCCTGGCCGCCCGGCTCACGCGACGCCTGAGCCCGGCCCGGCGGCGCCAGGCCCGGTGGGTCCTGGGCACCGGCACCATGGCCGTGTTCTGGGTGACGTCGGTGTCGCTGTACCTGAACCGCGAGTGGACCCGGTGGATCTGGGAGATGTGCCGGGCGGAGTCCGGCCGGGACTGGATGCTGAACTCGGGCCTGTTCCGCTTCGACCACCGGGACGTGTCCCCGGCCACCCACGCCGCGTCGGCGGGGATCCTCGCCACCTACCCGGCGTGGCTGGTGCTCGGCATGCGGTTGGGATCGCGCGAGACGGCGTGACCCCCGCCGGCCCCGGCGAGTTCGAACGGCGCGTCCTCGAGGTCGTGGCCCGGCTCCGACCCGGGGAGGTGGCCACCTACGGCGAGATCGCCGAGGAGGCGGGCCACCCCGGCGCCGCCCGGGCCGTGGGCGGCGTGATGGCCCGCTGCGAGGGCGTTCCGTGGTGGCGCGTGGTCACGGCGACCGGCCGGCTGGTCCCCGGCCACGAGCGCGAGCAGGCCCGGCGGCTGCGATCAGAAGGCGTTCCGGTCGTCCGGGGCCGCGTGCCCCCCCGAGGCCGACCCTGAGGGGCGGGGTTTGCCTGCATTGCGCTGCGGGTACACCGCGGGACGAAATGCACGGTCTGTAACGTGGCCGGCGCTCACAGGGGAAAGGGTAGGAGGTCGGGATGGCCAGACGATCGGGGCCCGTGAGCCTTGTCGTCGCCTCCATCTTGGTGCTCGCGATTCCTGTCGTCATGATGGCGGTCTCGCCGCACCGTGACCGGGGGGCTACGAACGTACGAATCCAGTTCGCCGCGGGGGAGCAGAACGCGCCGGCGGCGCAGCCAGCAGGAACGGCGGCCACGAAGTCGGGCGGGGCGGCCCAGCCCGCCGCGGGCCGTCATGGCTCGGCCGGGGGCGGATCCGCTCCGGGCCGTCAGGGCGGTCGGGCCGGCTCGACCCAGGGCAGCAGCTCCATGGGTGGCGCGCCCTCCGACGTCCAGCTCCGCCGCCCGGCGAGAAGCCCGGTCCAGGGCGGTGGGGACACCTCGCTGGTCGGCGAGCCGAACCCACCGGCGCCTCCGGTGCCGGTGCCACTGCCGAGCACCACGCAGCTTCCCGGGCCGCTTCCGTCCGTGCCATCCGTGAACCTCCACATGGCGCCGAAGCCGCAAAAGTTCGTGCTGGCCAAGTGGATCGCGCGGTGCGACGTCGCCCAACCCGGCAGGCCAGGGACCATGGCGTTCGACGTGTTCTACCAGCACCATCCGACCGGGGCCAACGCGTTCCCGGTGGACCAGATGAACTACCCGTGCGGGGCGGATTGGGCCATCATCCCCGGCTCCGACCCGTTCACGCCGCCGGTGTGGATCGGCAAGACAGCGCCGTTCGTCCCGGCCACGAACTACCCGGGGGGCCAGGTCTTCACGGCGGTGGAAGTGTCCTCGGCCCAGGTCGCGGCCGACCTCGCCGCCGCCGGCGTGCCGGTGGGCTCGGCGGGCCAGCTGGTGACCTACGGATCCGACGGTGTCCCCATCTACACGGCGAACTGGTGGGGGTTGTCGATCGCGGTGAAGGACGCCGCGGGACAGGCCATCGCTCGGGACGGCGGGTACCCGCACCCCATGTGGCGGACCGACGCCTACCACTGGGGCTGGGGCAACCTCGGCGTGGGGCTTCCGGTCTTCAAGGGCAAGGTGTAGCCGGACCCCGCCTCTCTCGGGAAGGGAGATGCCCGTGTATGCGCTGTGGAGTCGTGCGCGGCGGCCGCTCATCCTGGCGGCGGTCGCCACCGTAACCGTCCTCGTCCCTTTCGTGGCGCCGAGCGGCGCCGCCGGCACGCGGCCCGCCCGCTCGAACGGCCCCAGGATCACCTCGAACGTCCCGGTGTTCGGACCCGAGACCATCGTCGATCCGCAACGGGTGGCCGGCGAGCCCTCCGTCGCGGTCGACCAGCAGGGCACGATCTACGTGGCCGCGCCGTTCGGGTTCAGCACCTCGGCCAGCTTCGTGTGGCGATCCACTGACGGCGGAAAGACGTTCCACCTGGTCCCGGGGAACGAGCCTCCGGAGGGAAAGCCGACCACGTGTGCCGGAGGCGGCGACTCCGGGCTCGCTGTGGACACGGCGAACCGGCTGTACTTCGTGGACCTCCAGGGGCTCACCGACGTGAGCAACAGCGTGAGCGCCGACGGCGGGGCGACCTGGAGCACGACCTGCAACGCCGCGAACGCCGCTGGGGTGGACCGCCCCTGGATCGCGACATACGGCGATCCCCAGAACGGCGGGGCCCTGTACCAGACGGTGGACGACATCGGGCAGTGCACGGTCTCGTGCGGGCTGGGCCAGGTCGGCAACAACATCGTGGAGATCACCCGGTCCCAGGACGGCACCACGTTCCTTCCGACCCCCGGGCAGCAGGTGGAGGTGGACGGGATCGTCTCGGGCATCGTCACGGACCCGGGCAACGGCGACGTCTATCTCGCGCACACCGCCCTGGTGGACCCGGGTACCGGCGACCTCGTCTCCGGAGGCGACGCCAACGGCAACGCCAACGGCGTCGTGGTGGTGCGGTTCCCGGGCGGGTTCAACCCCGGCCCGGTGCCCACGCCGCTCCTCCCCGGCGAGACGCTGTGCCAGACCGCTCCCAGCACCTGCACCACCGACGTGGTCTACGCGGGCCCGCTGGATGGCAGCGGGAACAGCACGATCAACGTGGGGGTGGACTTCGCCCCGATCGCCGTGGACGGCTCGGGCAACCTCTACGCCGTGTGGACGCAGACGCCGGTGGATCCCTCGTCCGGCCTGCAGGACGGACCGAGCCCCATCTCCCTGTCGATCTCGACCGACCACGGCGCCTCGTGGAGCGGGCCCATCGACGTCTCGGCGAGCGCGCCTTCGATGCAGACGAACCTGTTCCCGTGGGTGGCGGCGGGAAGCAAGGGGCGCATCGACATCGTGTGGTACGGCACACCCACGGTCGAGAGCTGTCCCGACCAGCCGTGCGGGCCGACCGCAACGGGCAAGTGGTACGTGATGATGGCCCAGTCCCTCAACGCGGTCACCCATGGCGCCCCCAACCCGGCGCCGACGTTCGGGGTGACGCAGGTCGCGGAGATCTCGAACCATTACGGGACGGTGTGCACGTTCGGCATCGCGTGCACCACCGACCGGGGGCTGCTGGACTTCCTCTCCGTAACGCCGGGTCCGAAGGGCGAGGCCGACGTGGTGTGGGCGGACGCGACCAACCAGAACTTCTCCGGAGGGACCTCTGCGGCCCTCGTCGCCTTCAGCCGCCAATTCGCCGGCCCCAGCCTGTTCGCGAAGGTGGGACAGCTGAACGGGTCCCCGCCCCCCACCGGCATCGGGCATGGCTCACCCGACGCGTACTGCTCGGCCAACGGGACCACGGTCCCCGCGTCGGACAACCTCACCCTCCAAGGGGTCCGGGTGACGCGACAGGACGCCGGCACGTACCGCATCAAGATCCGGGTGAACGACCTGTCGTCGCTGGCGGTCGATCCCGCGCTGGGGGGGACCGACGGGCTGTGGCTGGTGCGCTGGGAGATCCCGGATCCCAACGGCGCCGGCCATAGCTTCTTCGCGGCCATGGAATCGGACGGAGGCGGCGCGCCGTCGTTCTTCGACGGGGAGACCTCCTCCATCGACACCACCCACGCGAAATTCCTGACCTACCCGCCGGGGAACACGATCCAGGGCTTCTACAAGCCGGGGCCACCCGGACGGATCGTGCTCTACGTCCCGGTCGCCGACGTCGGGGCCGGGCTTTCCTCGACGCTGTACTCGATCACCGGGATCACGGCGACCCAGTCCCAGCCGTCCAGCAGCGGGCCGATTTTCAACGTGATCGACCAGACGTCGCCGTTCGACGCAACACCCTGACCCGAGGGAAACGAGGCGAGGCCCGGCCGGACTGGTCCGGGCCCTCGCCGCGTCCGCCGCGGACGCGCGGAACGGAGTGCGACTGTGGTCGCATCCGACGACCGGACCGGAGGGGGATGACCACCGGTCAGCGAAGCCGTACCGTACGTGGACATGAACCGCCCGGTGGCACGATCGAGGTCGATGGAGCAGGCGGAACGACCTCCGTCTCCGTGGCCTCGGTGGATCGACGGCGAGCTGGCCATCGTGGCCGCCGGCATCGCGGTGGGAAGCCTGGCCCTGGGAGGCCGCCACGAGTTCACCGCGTGGCGATCCGCTCTGCTCGGCGCCGCCATCCTCCCGTGGGTGCTGGAGACGCGCGTCACCTTTCCCCGGCTGCCGTTCGCCGGATGGGTCATCGGGTGGGAGACCGCCTACCTGTTCTCGGGGGGAGATCCCTTCTCGCTGATGCTGTTCGTCCTGCTGGTGGGAAGGATCTCCGCGGTCGGGAGCCTCCGGGAGTCCCGGCTGGTGGCGGCGGCGTGCGTCGCCGTTCCCGTGGCGCGGTCCCTGACCTGGCCGCCGGGCTCCACGTTGTGGGCCTACTGGACCGTGGCGGTGGGCATCGCCTACCTGGCCGGCCGGTCCCTGCACTACCAGCGGCGGCTGGTGGCGGAGCTCCACGCGGCGCAGGCGCAGCTCGCCGCGCGGGGCGCGTCGGAGGAGCGGCAGCGGATCGCCCGCGAGCTGCACGACGTGATCGCCCATTCCCTGACCGTGACCATGCTGCATCTCACGGCGGCGCGGCTGGCCCTGGAGACGGACCCGAAGGAGGCGGCGGAAGCGTTGGCCGAGGCGGAGCGGCTGGGACGGCAGAGCCTGGCCGACGTTCGCCGGGCCGTGGGCCTGATGCGAGCGGGAGGTGAGCACGCGACCGAGACGCCGCTTCCCGCCGCGGGGGACATCCCGGACCTGGTGCGCCGGTACCGGGAGGCCGGGCTGTCGGTGGAGCTCCGGATGGAAGGCGAACCGGCGGCGCTTCCCGCGGCGGTCGGCCTGGCCGCCTTTCGCATCGTCCAGGAATCGCTGAGCAACGCGGTCCGCCACGCGCCGGGGGCGAGCGCCGCCGTCGATGTGCAGGTGGGCGCGCGGGAGGCCTCGGTCCGGGTCCACGACTCCGGCCCCTCGGATGGCCCCCCGGCGGCGGGGCACCGCGACGCGGGCGGACTCGGGCTGATGGGCATGCGGGAACGGGCCACCCTGCTCGGCGGGACGTTCCGGGCCGGCCCGGATGGAGCCGGGTGGACCGTCGAGTGCCGGCTGCCCCTGCCGGACCCGGACCCGGACCTGCGCAGGGACGGCCCCGGCGCGGACGGCCCGGGCGAAACGACGCCGGCCCAGATCGTGCCGGAGTCAGGATCGGCCGAACAGGTTGCCGCCCGCAGCACGGGCGGCGTGGCGGCGCCGTGATCCGGGTCCTGCTGGTGGACGACCAGCCCCTGGTTCGGGCCGGGCTGTCCCGGATCCTCCGTCCCCGGGACGGTTTCGAGATCGTGGGGGAATGCGAGGACGGCCAGGAGGTCCTGGAGGCGGTGGCCGCCGACCGGCCCGACGTGGTGCTGATGGACGTTCGGATGAAGAACATGGACGGGGCCGAGGCCACCCGCCGGCTCCGGGAGTCCCCGGACGCGCCGCCGGTCCTCGTCCTCACGACGTTCGACGACGACGAGGTGGTGCAGGCGGCCCTGTCCGCGGGCGCGTCCGGGTTCGTGCTGAAGGACGCGCCGGGAGAGGACATCATCCGGGCCACGCGGGTGGTGGCGGGCGGCGGAGCCTGGCTCGACCCGTCGGTGACCGGGCGGGTGCTGGAGACCTACCGCTCGCAGGCGCTTCCCCGTGCCGAGGAGGCCTCGAAGATCGAGGAGCTCACGGCGCGGGAGCTGGACGTCCTCCGGCTGATCGCGCGCGGTTCGGTCAACCGGGAGATCGCCCGCGAGCTGTTCATCAGCGAGGGAACCGTGAAGACGCACATCGGGCACATCCTCACGAAGCTGGGACTCCGGGACCGGTCGGCGGCCATCGTGTTCGCGTTCGACCACGGGTTGGTCGGACCCGCGGAGCGGGGCCCCCCGCAGAGCGGGCCCGCGACGCGGGGATCCTGAAGGGAGACGACATGGCAAGCGCACCCGATGCCGGCGGCGCGGGGACCATCCAGGCCGACACGATGCTGTTCAACCCGTTCATGCCGGAGATGCGGACGGACCCGTATCCCGCGTACCACCTCCTGCGGGCGGCCGATCCCGTGCACCGGGTTCCGCTGGAGATCGGGCCCCAGGTGTGGATCCTCAGCCGGCACCGGGACGTCTCGATGCTGCTACGGGACTCCCGAGTGTCGAGCGACCGCCGGAAGTCCGACCTGTACGAGGCGTTCCTCCAGTCGCTCCCGGAGGAACTTCGGACCGAGGAGCTGGTGCCGTCCATGCTGTTCCTCGATCCGCCGGATCACACCCGTCTGCGCAGCCTGGTGAACCAGGCCTTCACCGGGCGCGTGATCGAGCAGCTGCGCCCGCGCGTCGAGGAGATGGTCGCGGCGCTGCTGGACGACGTGGCGGCCGTGGGGCGCATGGACGTGATCGAGGAACTGGCCTACCCGCTTCCGGTGAACGTCATCTGCGACCTGCTGGGCGTGGCGGAGATGGACCGGGAGCTGCTGCGGCGATGGTCGCTGGACCTCATCTACACGCTCGATCCGATGGTGCCGCCGGAGGTGCTGGGGCGGGCCCAGCGGGCCGGGGCGGAGTTCCGCGAGTACCTCCGCGCGCTGATCGCCGAGCGGCGGTCGAGCCCGGGCCCGGACCTGCTGTCGGCCCTGATCGCGGCGGAGGACGAGGGCGGCCGCCTGAGCGAGGGCGAGCTGGTGTCCACGTGCGTGCTGCTGCTCATCGCCGGGCACGAGACCACGTCCGGCCTGATCGGCAACGGAACGCTGGCGCTCCTGCGCAACGCGGATCAGCTCCGGCGATGGAATCAGGAACCCGGGATCGCCCGGCCGGCTGTCGAGGAGCTACTTCGCTACGACAGCCCGGTCCAGCTGACCGGCCGGCTGCTGGTCGACGACATCGAGGTCGACGGCCGGACCCTGCCCAAGGGTTCGGAGGTGGTGGGCCTACTGGGCGCGGCCAACCGCGATCCCGACCAGTTCCCCGACCCGGACCGCCTGGACCTGGGCCGGAAGGAGAACCGCCACATCGCCTTCGGGAGCGGGATCCACTTCTGCCTGGGCGCAGCGCTGGCCCGCGTGGAGGGCCAGGTGGCCCTGGGCCAGCTGGTCCGCCGGTTCCCGGACATGTCGCTCGCCGGCGACCCGGTGTGGCGCGACACCATCACGCTGCGCGGCCTGCGCTCGCTGCCGGTCAGCCTGGCGTAGCCACTCCCAGCCTGGCTCGCACCTCCGCCACCTGGGCCCGGACCGATGCCGGGGACGGGCCCCCGGCGGCGTGGCGGCGGGCCACCGAACGCTCGGGGGTGATCGAGTCAAGCGGCTGGTGCTCGGGCTGTAGGCGAACCACCCGAGATGCCGTTTCGTCCCCGCACCCATCCCCTGACGCCCTGAGCGCTTGGCCCACCGAGCGCTTGGTGGACCAAGCACCGTGCTATGCTGACCACATGCCGAGCCAGCAGCGCCCCGCCGAAGCCCTGGGGCAGTTCCTCAAGACCCAGCGCCGGATCGCGAACCTGTCCATCCGCCAGCTGGCGAGCCTGGCCAAGGTCTCGAACCCGTACCTCAGCCAGATCGAGCGGGGGCTGTACCGGCCGTCCGCCGATGTGCTCAAGAATCTGGCCGATGCGCTGCAGATTTCCGCTCAATCGCTGTACTCGAAGGTCGGCCTCGTGGAACCGAATCCAGACGAGGACGTGATCCCGGACGCGGAGGAAGCCATCCGCATGGACCCTCGGCTTTCCCCCGAGCAGAAGGAAGCGCTCATCCGGGTGTATCGTAACTTCGTCGGCGGCGCTTGATCCACCAAGCGGCTCCGCTAGATGTACCAAGCGACCGCTTGACGGACCAAGCATATGCTTGGTAGACTTAGCACCGTCGAGAGGCCGGACCGACCGGCCTCCGGATGAAGGAGGACCCGCCCATGCAGACCACCACGCTGGCCACCAAGGCCCAGGACCAGGTCTACGCCGCCATCAAGCAGGTGCAGGACGTGGCGATCTCCGCCGTGTCCCAGGTGAGCGAGACGATCGGGAACGTGCTGCCCGAGGTTCCGCGGACGCCGCTGACCGAGCGCCTGCCCGACCCGACCGAGATCGTGCTCACGAGCTTCCAGTTCGCCGAGCAGATGCTCGAGACCCAGAAGGCCTACGCGCTGGACCTCCTGAAGGCCATGGCTCCCGTGACCGGCAAGCTCGTCCCGGCCGCGGGCCGGAAGCCCGTTCGCCGGACCACCAAGGCCAAGGCCTAGCAGCAACGGATGCAGCGATCCAGGCGGCACCGGGCGCGCTCGCCGAGCGGCGCCAATCGAAGAAGCCTCCGCCACGGCGGGGGCTTCTCGTCGTACCCGGTCGGATAAGCTGCGCTCGTGCTCGGTGAGCGGGAGGGTGTGGTTGTCGAGGTCCGTCCCCTCGACCTGCATGGCGTCGTGTACTCCGACGTGACCGTCACCTACTCCGACGGCTCCATGGAGCAGGCCCGGCTCGGGCCGGAGGCGGTTCCCGTGGATCTGCGGCCGGGCGAGCGGGTTCTCGCGACCCGGGCCGCCAACATGATCCTCTCCCTCCGGCGTCCGTAGCCGCCCCCGCCTCCCCGTCACATCTCCCGACGGGGGCCCGAGCGTATTCTTGGGCAACATGACCGAGCCCGAGGCCGCACGGGCATTCTCCAACGCCCTCCGGGAGCGGATCGAGGCGCGGTTGTTCGGCGTCGGGGGCGCCCTCAAGCTCGTCCTGGTGGGGATCCTCACGGACTCGCACGTCCTGATCGACGACGTCCCCGGCGTGGGGAAGACCACCCTCGTCCGGATGCTGTCGAGCCTGCTCGGGCTGAAGTTCGCGCGCGTGCAGTTCACGCCGGACCTCATGCCCTCCGACATCACCGGGACCTCGGTCCTCAACCTGAAGGCCCAGGAGTTCGAGTTCCGTCCGGGCCCCATATTCACCCAGATCCTCCTGGCCGACGAGATCAACCGGGCCACCCCGAAGACACAGGCGGCGTTGCTCGAGGCGATGCAGGAGCGCCAGGTCACCGTGGACGGGGTGACCTATCCGCTCCCGGACCCGTTCTTCGTGCTGGCCACGCAGAACCCCGTGGAGCTGGAGGGCACCTTCCCGCTCCCGGAGGCGCAGCTGGACCGGTTCCTCCTGCGGGTCCGGATCGGCTACCCGCCCGAGGAGGAGGAGGAACGGATCCTCATGCCGGGGCGGGAGCGGTCCATCGCGCCGACCGAGCCGCTGCCCGTCGAGCTCGGGCTCGGGGACCTTCGCGGGCTGGTGAACGAGGTGCGGATCGAGCAGCCGGTCCGCAGATACGTGGTCTCACTGGCCCGAGCCAGCCGGGGGCATCCCGACCTCCAGGTCGGCGCGAGCCCCCGGGCGGTCGAGCACATGGGCGACGCGGTGCGGGCCTGGGCCCTCCTGGCGGGTCGCGACTACGTCCTCCCCGACGACGTCAAGGCGTTGGCCGAACCGGTGTTCGCGCATCGACTCGTACCGAGCACCGACGCTCGAATCCGGGGACGCGGCGCCGAGGAGATCCTCCGGGAGGTTGTCGAGAGCGTCGAGGTTCCCGTGGAGTCGGGGCTCGGACCGCTGGGGCAGCGAGGTACGTAGCCACGGACTCCCCGCGGAGGCGGCAGATCGCGCTCGGGGTCGCGGTCGTGCTTGCCTTCGCCGGAACACTCGTTGCCAACGTCCCGCTGGTCTCGTGGGCCATCGGCGTCGGCGCGATGGCCGGCGC
Coding sequences within it:
- a CDS encoding GTP cyclohydrolase I; the encoded protein is MAEQAEQAERTGKDEHGNGMRTTSHLLLEDPEETARWEKVSPRKIPEEKWRRFEGYVGEIFEAFGMDLSTAGTVRTPERFLRALFESTAGYEGDPKLLTAFPTECRGGPDCRITQIVEGPISFFALCEHHSLPFFGKAHVGYIAHEEIIGISKLTRLVRLFARRFTVQERIGVEVADTLVRLLQPHGVAVHLEATHLCTQMRGVREEHSRTWTSFWRGNYESDPDMRAEFLDVVRQSKLTRSG
- a CDS encoding histidine kinase, with amino-acid sequence MNRPVARSRSMEQAERPPSPWPRWIDGELAIVAAGIAVGSLALGGRHEFTAWRSALLGAAILPWVLETRVTFPRLPFAGWVIGWETAYLFSGGDPFSLMLFVLLVGRISAVGSLRESRLVAAACVAVPVARSLTWPPGSTLWAYWTVAVGIAYLAGRSLHYQRRLVAELHAAQAQLAARGASEERQRIARELHDVIAHSLTVTMLHLTAARLALETDPKEAAEALAEAERLGRQSLADVRRAVGLMRAGGEHATETPLPAAGDIPDLVRRYREAGLSVELRMEGEPAALPAAVGLAAFRIVQESLSNAVRHAPGASAAVDVQVGAREASVRVHDSGPSDGPPAAGHRDAGGLGLMGMRERATLLGGTFRAGPDGAGWTVECRLPLPDPDPDLRRDGPGADGPGETTPAQIVPESGSAEQVAARSTGGVAAP
- a CDS encoding dihydrofolate reductase family protein, whose protein sequence is MALALATLWERDGLPAYPLPAALSVAYGGTCGFRSPTLYANFVTSLDGVVAAEDAPPSAISGGAEADRLVMGLLRACAEAVVVGAGTLRAEPRHLWTPEHIYPGLAGAYAELRASLGLSPTPRLVLLTGSGDVDPSLPAFELGALVLTTSAGAAALRGKLPKASTVTTLPGPRIGPAGVMAALRQEGFQVVLTEGGPTVLAQFLAAEFLDELFLTLSPRLAGRDEESHRLGLVEGHAFDPGALPAAALQSVKRHQSHLFLRYRLDRRSPAH
- a CDS encoding GMC family oxidoreductase N-terminal domain-containing protein, coding for MAVANARGGTEWAGEQLDALAESLLPPGGGMPTTTDAGTGRRAAQILAGLPPPLRRLVGMELRLLDRVSRTTLGAPFAELTPQRRRALLARVGRLPGLLSEAARPLELMAVLAYSGAPEVQAAIGAEPGSLVPLAGPLPPARRLPVRSHPDIRAGFSETFDAVVVGSGAGGAPVARELARAGWSVAVVEEGDAFSREDFTGSDLERMRRLYRDAASTTTVGRPPVLLPIGRAVGGTTVVNSGTCFRTPDHVVAGWGRVYGVDISPEDLVPFYEDVEDTLGVAPVPWEVMGNNGAIAHRGATALGIPGRPIDRNAEGCHGSGVCALGCPVDGKRGVHLNYLPQSVEAGAQIFARLRANRVVVRGGRAVGVEGVVLGEGGRPVGPFRLGARRVVVVAAGAPFTPGILRRSGLRGRTLGGNLRIHPATAVAGLFDEEVVPWRGVLQSYQVDALAGRGIMLESTFPPPGLAAAEVAMTLAPEDRLPVMVRLRHMAVLGLLVSDTSSGRAIDLGAARTPLLTYRVNANDARRTLDGLLLAARVLLAAGATEVWPMVAGAGRVRSMREAEALLGRNWPAAALRMSAYHPMGTARMGLDSGGVVDGFGRVRGVERLVVPDASVFPTSLAVNPQLTIMAFATRAARRILDAS
- a CDS encoding MGMT family protein produces the protein MTPAGPGEFERRVLEVVARLRPGEVATYGEIAEEAGHPGAARAVGGVMARCEGVPWWRVVTATGRLVPGHEREQARRLRSEGVPVVRGRVPPRGRP